In Aestuariibaculum lutulentum, one DNA window encodes the following:
- a CDS encoding DUF192 domain-containing protein — protein MVKQTEIKFTKEGELTIFKADSTQINLDIEIADTEFDRETGLMYRDAMQPKQGMLFVFDDVRERYFYMKNTRISLDIIYIGANNKIVSFQKNAKPFDESSLPSNLPAKYVLEVNAGLADQWQLAVNDSISFVKTH, from the coding sequence GTGGTAAAACAAACCGAAATAAAATTCACCAAAGAAGGTGAACTTACCATTTTTAAAGCCGATTCGACTCAGATAAATTTAGATATTGAAATCGCCGATACCGAATTTGATCGCGAAACCGGCCTTATGTATAGAGATGCTATGCAACCCAAACAGGGCATGCTCTTTGTTTTTGACGATGTTAGAGAACGTTATTTCTATATGAAAAACACAAGAATCTCGTTAGACATCATTTATATTGGCGCCAATAACAAAATTGTTAGCTTTCAGAAAAATGCCAAACCCTTTGATGAATCTTCATTACCATCAAACCTGCCAGCAAAATATGTTTTAGAAGTTAATGCCGGTTTAGCCGACCAATGGCAACTTGCCGTGAACGATAGTATTAGTTTTGTAAAAACACATTAA
- the lgt gene encoding prolipoprotein diacylglyceryl transferase, translating to MYLLKFDWNPITGIDIIGNFKLHFYSLMWVTAFVLGWFIMKRIFTKEKVSLEYLDPLFIYTVLATMIGARLGHVLFYQSELISEDFFSIFLPFRFKGGIEFTGFQGLASHGAAIGIIVGMYLYRKKYNYKSLLWILDRVVISVASGAVFIRIGNFINSEIIGKVTDSAFGVRFIQDQYYKSQIVQLTGIKDAQEAYNAVTTNPQFQNLLDAVPYRHPAQLYESFCYVFVFLILWYFYSKTPKKDQTGFLFGLFLILLWTIRFFVEFVKEPQGDEYINWFGLNTGQWLSIPFILIGLYFMFVYKPKQPVV from the coding sequence ATGTACCTATTAAAATTTGATTGGAATCCTATAACAGGTATCGATATCATTGGAAATTTCAAATTACACTTTTACAGCCTGATGTGGGTAACCGCTTTTGTTTTGGGCTGGTTTATTATGAAACGTATTTTTACTAAAGAAAAAGTATCCTTAGAATATTTAGACCCATTATTTATCTACACTGTTCTGGCTACCATGATTGGAGCGCGTTTAGGACATGTTTTGTTTTATCAGTCTGAATTAATTTCTGAAGACTTCTTTAGTATCTTTTTACCATTCAGATTTAAAGGCGGTATTGAATTCACCGGATTTCAAGGTTTAGCTAGTCATGGTGCAGCTATAGGAATTATTGTTGGGATGTATTTGTACCGTAAAAAATACAACTACAAATCGCTACTTTGGATTTTAGATCGTGTCGTGATTTCGGTGGCTTCAGGTGCCGTATTCATTAGAATTGGAAACTTTATTAATTCTGAAATTATAGGAAAGGTAACCGATTCTGCATTTGGCGTACGTTTTATTCAGGATCAATATTACAAAAGTCAGATTGTACAATTAACGGGCATTAAAGATGCTCAGGAAGCCTATAATGCTGTAACCACCAATCCGCAGTTTCAAAATTTACTTGATGCCGTTCCATACAGACATCCGGCGCAACTTTACGAATCGTTCTGTTATGTTTTTGTATTCCTTATTTTATGGTATTTCTACTCGAAAACCCCAAAAAAGGATCAAACAGGATTCCTATTCGGATTATTTTTAATCCTATTATGGACGATTCGATTCTTTGTGGAATTTGTAAAAGAACCTCAAGGCGACGAATATATTAACTGGTTTGGTTTAAACACCGGACAATGGTTAAGCATTCCGTTTATTCTAATAGGACTTTATTTTATGTTTGTTTATAAACCAAAACAGCCTGTGGTATAA
- a CDS encoding peptidylprolyl isomerase, which produces MKQLRISAKILFIVTLLTNLTSCKAQYPELEDGIYAEFVTSKGVMVAKLDFNETPVTVANFVSLAEGTNTMVDKQYKGKKFYNGTTFHRVIDGFMIQGGDPIGNGSGGPGYKFTDEFSEDLKHDKAGILSMANSGPNTNGSQFFITEKPTPFLDNKHSVFGELVIGLDVQDTISNVETDATDEPIDKIYIKELNIIRKGKEAKRFDAPDIFVNHFVEAERLEKEKAAKQEALLTATKERFEKQKAEATTLPSGLKYYISEKGDGNKLPSTAIILTDYSLYMEDGKLFDTSKLDVAEAFDMVNPGKRDAEMYRPIEAEISPDARMIPGFKEGLQQLSVGDKATLFIPYHLGYGEMGNRGIPPRANLIFEVEIIEAL; this is translated from the coding sequence ATGAAACAGTTAAGAATTTCAGCTAAAATACTTTTCATTGTCACCTTACTTACCAACTTAACATCATGTAAAGCCCAGTATCCGGAATTAGAGGACGGCATTTACGCCGAGTTCGTTACCAGTAAAGGCGTTATGGTTGCCAAATTAGATTTCAATGAAACTCCGGTTACCGTTGCTAATTTTGTATCCTTAGCCGAAGGTACTAACACCATGGTCGACAAACAATATAAAGGAAAAAAGTTTTATAACGGAACTACGTTTCACCGTGTTATTGATGGTTTCATGATTCAGGGCGGCGATCCAATAGGAAATGGTTCTGGCGGTCCGGGATACAAATTTACCGATGAGTTTTCAGAAGATTTAAAACACGATAAAGCTGGTATACTATCTATGGCAAACTCTGGTCCGAATACTAACGGAAGTCAGTTTTTCATCACCGAAAAACCAACGCCATTCTTAGACAATAAACATTCTGTTTTTGGAGAACTGGTTATTGGTTTGGATGTGCAGGATACCATTTCAAATGTGGAAACCGATGCGACGGATGAGCCAATTGATAAAATCTACATTAAAGAGCTGAATATTATCCGAAAAGGAAAAGAAGCTAAGCGCTTTGACGCTCCAGACATTTTTGTGAATCATTTTGTTGAAGCCGAACGTCTTGAAAAAGAAAAAGCAGCAAAACAGGAAGCCTTATTAACTGCAACCAAAGAAAGATTTGAAAAACAAAAAGCAGAAGCCACTACCCTGCCTTCTGGTCTAAAATATTACATCAGCGAAAAAGGCGATGGCAACAAACTACCATCAACCGCAATTATTCTTACAGATTACAGCTTGTATATGGAAGATGGCAAACTATTTGACACCAGCAAATTAGATGTTGCCGAAGCGTTCGATATGGTAAACCCTGGAAAACGCGATGCCGAAATGTACCGCCCTATTGAAGCAGAAATTAGCCCGGATGCGCGTATGATACCTGGTTTCAAAGAAGGTTTACAACAACTTAGTGTTGGAGATAAAGCCACGCTATTTATTCCATATCACCTAGGCTATGGCGAAATGGGAAATCGCGGCATTCCCCCACGTGCGAATTTAATTTTTGAAGTTGAAATTATTGAAGCACTCTAA
- the gldI gene encoding gliding motility-associated peptidyl-prolyl isomerase GldI, protein MNKFLTLAIIALALACKSPEARRPVSVKSGSFIDESVERNKKLNAEEQALIEKFMTQKQENEYIASESGFWYFYNTKTEIDSLQTPVFGDVVNYDFDVKTLNGQTIYSFDDLKTRNYTMDKEELFTGLREGLKLMKTGETVTFLFPSQKAYGYYGDENKIGSNTPLMCKVTLNSITKTEDN, encoded by the coding sequence ATGAATAAATTTTTAACACTGGCCATAATCGCTTTGGCGTTAGCTTGCAAATCTCCTGAAGCAAGACGCCCTGTTTCGGTTAAATCGGGCTCATTTATTGATGAATCCGTAGAACGTAATAAAAAATTAAATGCCGAAGAACAAGCACTTATAGAAAAGTTCATGACGCAAAAACAGGAAAATGAATACATTGCTTCTGAAAGTGGTTTCTGGTATTTCTACAATACCAAAACAGAAATTGACTCTTTACAAACACCTGTTTTTGGAGATGTGGTAAACTACGATTTCGACGTAAAAACTTTAAATGGGCAAACTATTTATTCGTTTGATGATCTTAAAACCCGTAATTACACTATGGATAAGGAAGAACTTTTTACTGGTTTAAGAGAAGGACTAAAACTTATGAAAACCGGTGAAACAGTAACTTTTTTATTCCCTTCACAAAAGGCATACGGTTACTATGGAGACGAAAACAAAATTGGCAGCAATACACCATTAATGTGTAAAGTAACCTTAAACTCTATCACAAAAACTGAGGACAATTAA
- a CDS encoding DHH family phosphoesterase, whose protein sequence is MKNEEISNIKQLLSTEKKIVIVPHKNPDGDAIGSTLGLYHYLLKGNHQVHVIAPNDYPHFLKWMPDENKVLKYDSQTEESDTLIHAADIIFTLDFNALNRTGNMETVLAESKGIKIMIDHHQAPDDYALYTYSDVSMSSTCEMVYHFIDMLDDKALVDTNIASCLYAGIMTDTGSFRFPSTTSQTHRIIADLIDKGANNSQIHNSIYDTNSYQRLQLLGCALTNLKVLPEHRAAFITLSQDELNKYDYKKGDTEGIVNYGLSLDNIVLAAIFIEDKQEGIVKISLRSKGDFSVNDMSRTHFNGGGHINAAGGRSELSLNDTVEKFISILPSYNKALNNE, encoded by the coding sequence ATGAAAAATGAAGAAATTAGCAACATAAAACAATTGTTATCTACTGAAAAAAAGATAGTTATTGTACCACATAAAAACCCCGACGGCGATGCCATCGGATCTACTTTAGGCCTTTACCATTATCTTTTAAAAGGCAACCATCAAGTTCACGTTATTGCCCCAAACGATTATCCGCACTTTTTAAAATGGATGCCTGATGAAAATAAGGTCTTAAAATACGATTCACAAACCGAAGAATCTGACACTTTAATTCATGCTGCCGATATTATTTTTACATTAGACTTTAATGCGCTAAACCGTACCGGAAACATGGAAACCGTTTTAGCCGAAAGTAAAGGCATTAAAATCATGATAGACCACCATCAGGCTCCTGATGATTACGCCTTGTATACCTATAGTGATGTAAGTATGAGTTCTACCTGTGAAATGGTATATCATTTTATTGATATGCTTGACGATAAAGCGTTGGTTGATACTAATATCGCTTCTTGTTTATATGCTGGAATTATGACCGATACTGGCTCATTCCGTTTTCCATCAACAACAAGCCAAACCCATCGCATTATTGCCGATTTAATCGATAAAGGTGCTAACAACTCACAAATACACAACAGTATTTACGATACTAACAGCTATCAACGTTTACAATTATTAGGTTGTGCCTTAACCAATTTAAAAGTCCTACCCGAGCACAGAGCGGCATTCATTACTTTATCTCAGGACGAACTCAATAAATACGATTACAAAAAAGGCGATACAGAAGGGATTGTTAATTATGGTTTATCTCTGGACAATATTGTACTAGCAGCTATTTTTATTGAAGACAAGCAGGAAGGTATTGTTAAAATATCGCTACGTTCAAAAGGTGATTTTTCTGTAAACGACATGTCCAGAACCCACTTTAATGGTGGCGGACATATAAATGCGGCTGGCGGACGAAGTGAATTATCACTAAACGATACCGTTGAAAAATTTATTAGTATATTGCCTAGTTATAATAAAGCCCTGAATAATGAATAA
- a CDS encoding nucleoside-diphosphate kinase: MATNRTFTMLKPDAVENGHIGAILEKISASGFRIVAMKLTQMTKADAEAFYAIHSERPFFGELVEFMTRGPIVAAILEKENAVEDFRTLIGATNPADAAEGTIRKLYAASVGENAVHGSDSDENAAIEGAFHFAGREQF; encoded by the coding sequence ATGGCAACAAATAGAACATTTACAATGCTAAAGCCAGATGCAGTTGAAAACGGACACATTGGCGCAATATTAGAGAAAATTTCAGCTTCAGGATTTAGAATTGTAGCAATGAAATTAACGCAAATGACCAAAGCTGATGCTGAAGCTTTTTATGCAATTCACAGTGAGCGTCCATTCTTTGGTGAGTTAGTAGAGTTTATGACTCGTGGGCCTATCGTAGCTGCTATTTTGGAAAAAGAAAATGCGGTTGAAGATTTCAGAACTTTAATTGGTGCTACAAACCCAGCTGATGCTGCTGAAGGAACTATTCGTAAATTATATGCAGCTTCTGTTGGTGAAAATGCAGTTCACGGAAGTGATAGTGATGAGAATGCAGCTATTGAAGGTGCTTTCCACTTTGCAGGAAGAGAGCAGTTTTAA
- a CDS encoding cold-shock protein → MSTGTVKFFNDSKGFGFIIEEGSKKEHFVHISGLIDEIRQGDEVQFELKEGKKGLNAVNVKVI, encoded by the coding sequence ATGAGTACAGGAACAGTTAAATTCTTCAATGATTCTAAAGGATTTGGGTTCATTATCGAAGAAGGTTCAAAAAAAGAACACTTTGTTCACATTTCAGGATTAATCGACGAAATTCGTCAAGGCGACGAAGTTCAATTCGAACTGAAAGAAGGTAAAAAAGGATTAAACGCAGTAAATGTAAAAGTAATTTAA
- a CDS encoding cold-shock protein has protein sequence MSKGTVKFFNDSKGFGFIVEEDNNKEHFVHISGLVDEIREGDVVEFDLQEGRKGLNAVNVKVI, from the coding sequence ATGAGTAAAGGTACAGTAAAATTCTTCAATGATTCTAAAGGTTTTGGATTCATCGTTGAAGAAGACAACAACAAAGAACATTTCGTACACATTTCTGGACTAGTCGATGAAATTCGTGAAGGTGATGTAGTTGAATTCGATCTACAAGAAGGTAGAAAAGGATTAAACGCCGTAAACGTAAAAGTAATCTAA
- a CDS encoding DUF721 domain-containing protein yields the protein MAKRNNEHISISDALKEFVETNKLEKGLDKVNVADAWADLMGNGVNNYTRSVNLERDTLYVQLNSSVLREELSYGKEKIIVMINEALGKEIVKKLILR from the coding sequence ATGGCAAAACGCAACAACGAACATATTAGCATCTCTGACGCTTTAAAGGAATTTGTTGAAACCAACAAATTAGAAAAAGGCTTAGATAAAGTCAATGTCGCCGATGCCTGGGCCGATCTTATGGGTAATGGTGTTAATAATTACACCCGATCGGTTAATTTAGAACGCGACACACTTTATGTACAACTTAATTCTAGTGTTTTACGAGAAGAATTAAGCTATGGAAAAGAAAAGATTATAGTGATGATTAACGAGGCTCTCGGAAAAGAAATTGTTAAAAAATTGATTTTAAGATAA
- a CDS encoding 2'-5' RNA ligase family protein gives MNLKEHYSNLYDSSIEKIKNDTYEIDDLIESKNDNRFGITLLLRPSEAVKANIQTFLSELKAIEPNQYYYESSDIHITVMSIISCYTGFQLNQINIQDYIEVIKQSLIESPNIEIRFKGLTASPSCIMLQGFMNNEALNSLRDNLRQNFQNSTLEQSIDKRYAIQTAHSTVVRFKNKLEYKDAFLKTIETFKDKDFRTFKVNELELVYNDWYQKEALVEKLFQFEL, from the coding sequence ATGAATCTAAAAGAGCATTATAGCAATCTGTACGATTCATCCATTGAAAAAATAAAAAACGACACCTACGAAATCGATGATTTGATTGAATCGAAAAACGATAATCGTTTTGGTATCACCTTATTACTACGTCCATCAGAAGCTGTAAAAGCTAATATTCAAACGTTTTTAAGTGAATTAAAAGCGATTGAACCCAATCAATATTATTACGAAAGTTCAGATATTCATATTACAGTTATGTCCATTATTTCCTGTTATACTGGCTTTCAACTAAATCAGATTAATATTCAAGATTATATTGAGGTTATCAAACAAAGTTTAATTGAATCCCCGAATATTGAAATCCGTTTTAAAGGATTAACAGCATCACCTTCCTGTATTATGCTACAGGGTTTTATGAATAATGAAGCACTGAATTCTCTAAGGGATAATCTGAGACAAAATTTTCAAAATTCAACTTTAGAACAAAGTATAGATAAACGTTACGCAATTCAAACAGCACATTCTACTGTTGTGCGTTTTAAAAATAAACTAGAGTATAAAGACGCTTTCCTAAAAACTATTGAAACCTTTAAGGATAAGGACTTTAGAACATTTAAGGTAAACGAGTTAGAGTTGGTTTATAACGACTGGTATCAAAAAGAAGCACTTGTTGAAAAGTTATTTCAATTTGAACTCTAA
- the recF gene encoding DNA replication/repair protein RecF (All proteins in this family for which functions are known are DNA-binding proteins that assist the filamentation of RecA onto DNA for the initiation of recombination or recombinational repair.): protein MILKSLSLLNYKNFESKSFNFNDKINCIVGNNGIGKTNVLDAIYHLSFGKSYFNPVATQNIKHGEEFFVVNGDYIKDDKSEKIIVSLKRGQKKVIKRNGKIYDKFSDHIGFLPLVIISPADRDLIVEGSDTRRKFIDGVISQSDKVYLNHLINYNKILAQRNALLKYFALNHTFNKETLEIYNQQLNDYGTQIFEKRKLFLETFIPIFKDRYKAISNGNENIELEYNSGLFEEDLNTLLQKNISKDKALQYTSVGIHKDDLNFNIEGHPVKKFGSQGQQKSFLIALKLAQFDFIKAQSGVNPILLLDDVFDKLDENRVTQIIKLVDDANFGQIFISDTHAERTENAVKQAHQSYEIFRL, encoded by the coding sequence ATGATTTTAAAATCACTTTCATTATTAAACTATAAAAATTTCGAAAGTAAGTCCTTCAATTTCAACGACAAGATAAATTGTATTGTTGGAAACAATGGCATTGGTAAGACTAATGTACTCGATGCCATTTACCATTTATCTTTCGGAAAAAGTTATTTTAATCCGGTAGCTACACAAAATATTAAGCATGGTGAAGAATTTTTTGTGGTTAATGGCGACTATATTAAAGACGATAAATCTGAAAAAATAATAGTTAGTCTGAAACGCGGACAAAAAAAAGTCATTAAACGCAACGGAAAGATTTACGACAAGTTTAGCGACCATATTGGTTTTTTACCTCTCGTTATTATCTCACCAGCCGACAGAGATTTAATTGTTGAAGGTAGCGACACCCGCCGAAAATTTATAGATGGTGTTATTTCGCAAAGTGACAAAGTCTACTTAAACCATCTCATTAACTACAATAAAATTTTAGCCCAGCGTAACGCTTTATTAAAATACTTTGCGTTAAATCATACCTTTAACAAGGAAACATTAGAAATCTACAACCAACAACTTAACGATTACGGCACACAAATTTTTGAAAAGCGTAAATTGTTTTTAGAAACCTTCATTCCTATTTTTAAAGATCGCTATAAGGCTATTAGCAATGGTAACGAAAATATAGAACTGGAATACAATAGCGGCTTATTTGAAGAGGATTTAAACACCTTGTTACAAAAAAACATCAGTAAAGATAAAGCCCTGCAATATACTAGTGTCGGTATTCATAAAGACGATTTAAATTTCAACATTGAAGGTCATCCGGTTAAAAAGTTCGGAAGTCAGGGACAACAAAAATCATTCTTAATAGCCTTGAAACTAGCTCAATTCGATTTTATAAAAGCGCAAAGTGGCGTCAATCCTATTTTATTGTTAGACGATGTTTTTGACAAACTTGATGAAAACCGAGTTACGCAGATTATTAAATTGGTAGACGATGCCAATTTCGGGCAAATATTTATAAGTGACACCCATGCTGAACGCACCGAAAATGCTGTAAAGCAAGCGCATCAATCGTACGAAATCTTTAGACTTTAA
- a CDS encoding tetratricopeptide repeat protein, with the protein MATYNKRGYKPKTKIEKEVVVEVDEQESTTAEVFNTLDESASKTEEFVEKNQKYIFMFIGVVAVVVLGYLGYNEFIAKPKQQNAMNDMFQAQKYFDQAVNGVEKDSLFNLALNGGEGKYGMLDIIEEYSGTPSANLAHYYAGTAYLRLKDYKNAIEYLSDFKSDDEILAPLAKGNIGDAFVQLNQPKEALDYYEQAANMRNNEYTTPMYLYKAGAIALDLDKAGKALDYFNRIKEEYPNSTEAATIDVFIGKAQVLASK; encoded by the coding sequence ATGGCAACATATAACAAGAGAGGTTATAAACCGAAAACGAAGATAGAAAAGGAAGTTGTAGTAGAAGTAGATGAACAAGAATCTACAACAGCAGAGGTATTTAATACGTTAGACGAATCGGCGTCTAAAACAGAAGAGTTTGTTGAGAAAAATCAGAAATACATCTTCATGTTTATCGGTGTGGTAGCGGTTGTTGTTTTAGGTTATTTGGGTTACAACGAGTTTATCGCGAAACCAAAACAACAAAATGCAATGAACGATATGTTCCAGGCTCAAAAATATTTCGATCAGGCTGTAAACGGTGTTGAAAAAGATTCTTTATTTAACTTAGCTTTAAACGGTGGAGAAGGTAAATATGGAATGTTAGATATTATCGAAGAATATAGCGGAACGCCATCGGCTAACTTAGCTCATTACTATGCGGGTACAGCATATTTAAGATTAAAAGATTACAAAAATGCAATTGAGTATTTAAGTGATTTTAAAAGTGACGATGAAATTTTGGCGCCATTAGCTAAAGGTAATATTGGTGATGCTTTTGTGCAGTTAAATCAACCAAAGGAAGCTTTAGATTACTATGAGCAAGCGGCTAATATGCGTAATAACGAGTATACTACGCCAATGTATTTATACAAAGCAGGAGCAATTGCTTTAGATTTAGATAAGGCAGGTAAAGCATTAGATTACTTTAACAGAATTAAAGAAGAATATCCAAACTCTACCGAGGCAGCGACTATCGATGTGTTTATTGGTAAAGCTCAGGTATTGGCAAGTAAATAA
- the ribH gene encoding 6,7-dimethyl-8-ribityllumazine synthase, which yields MATANKNLSDYDKATIPNAKKFRFGIVVSEWNDTITEGLYKGAYDALIDNGTLPENIIRWDVPGSFELIYGAKKMQEQIVSAVIVIGSVIQGETKHFDFVCEGVTQGIKDLNVLHETPVIFCVLTDNTMQQAIDRSGGKHGNKGTEAAIAAIKMAELRNNS from the coding sequence ATGGCTACGGCAAATAAAAATTTATCAGATTACGATAAAGCGACAATCCCAAATGCGAAGAAGTTTCGATTTGGGATTGTTGTTTCTGAATGGAATGATACCATAACAGAAGGCTTATATAAAGGGGCTTACGATGCACTTATAGATAATGGTACATTACCCGAAAATATTATCCGTTGGGATGTTCCGGGAAGTTTCGAGTTAATCTATGGCGCAAAGAAAATGCAGGAACAAATTGTGAGTGCAGTGATTGTTATAGGTAGTGTGATTCAGGGTGAAACCAAGCATTTTGATTTTGTGTGTGAAGGCGTAACTCAAGGTATTAAAGATCTAAATGTGTTGCACGAAACTCCGGTTATTTTCTGTGTGCTTACCGATAACACCATGCAGCAGGCTATTGATCGCTCGGGTGGAAAACACGGTAATAAAGGAACAGAAGCAGCTATTGCAGCAATAAAAATGGCCGAACTTCGTAACAATAGCTAA
- a CDS encoding riboflavin synthase subunit beta — protein sequence MGIFKTRKNKKFSYTPRYFNNGEEGNPFEIKHKFDEYRKTVGGNTNLKTKLINALDDLKNNEDKEANRRILIIVAILVLIFLFIIDFDLSIFFK from the coding sequence ATGGGCATTTTTAAAACACGTAAGAACAAAAAATTTAGTTATACACCACGTTATTTTAATAATGGGGAAGAAGGAAATCCCTTTGAAATCAAGCATAAATTTGATGAGTACAGAAAGACAGTTGGGGGCAATACCAACTTAAAAACAAAATTAATCAACGCATTAGATGATTTAAAAAACAATGAAGACAAAGAGGCTAACCGTCGTATTTTAATAATCGTAGCTATTCTTGTTCTTATATTTTTATTTATCATCGATTTCGATTTATCTATATTTTTTAAATAA